A genome region from Nicotiana tabacum cultivar K326 chromosome 13, ASM71507v2, whole genome shotgun sequence includes the following:
- the LOC107779794 gene encoding calreticulin-3, whose product MALSEHKPSRLLFSLETFLLVLLFFTLVTSSVSEIFFEESFDDGWRSKWVKSDWKISEGKSGSFKHTAGTWAGDPDDKGIQTTNDAKHFAVSAKIPEFSNKNRTLVVQYSIKFEQDIECGGGYIKLLSGYVNQKKFGGDTPYSFMFGPDICGTQTKKLHVILSYQGQNYPIKKELECETDKLTHFYTFILRPDASYSIWIDGRERDSGSMYTDWDILPPRKIKDVNAKKPADWEDREYIEDPDDIKPEGYDSIPREIPDRKAKKPNNWDDEEDGMWKPPKVPNPAYRGPWKRKKIKNPNYKGKWKIPWIDNPEFEDDPDLYVLKPIKYVGIEVWQVKAGSVFDNILVCDEPDYAKQVIQEVFANREAEKEAFEEAEKVRKAREEEEAQRAREEGERRRRERGRDRQRDRYKRRYHHDYMDDYHDEL is encoded by the exons ATGGCTCTCTCCGAGCATAAACCAAGTAGACTCCTATTCTCATTGGAAACTTTTCTACTAGTTTTGCTCTTCTTTACACTTGTCACTTCTTCAGTATCTGAAATCTTCTTTGAAGAAAGCTTTGATG ATGGATGGAGGAGCAAATGGGTGAAGTCAGACTGGAAAATCAGTGAAGGAAAATCAGGTTCATTTAAGCACACGGCCGGCACATGGGCTGGTGATCCTGATGacaaag GTATCCAGACAACAAACGATGCCAAACATTTCGCGGTCTCTGCAAAGATACCGGAATTTAGCAATAAAAACAGAACACTGGTTGTACAGTATTCTATAAAGTTTGAGCAAGATATTGAATGTGGAGGGGGTTATATAAAGCTTCTCTCTGGATATGTCAATCAGAAGAAATTTGGGGGAGACACCCCATACAG TTTTATGTTTGGGCCAGATATCTGTGGTACACAGACGAAGAAACTTCATGTTATACTTTCCTACCAAGGCCAGAATTACCCCATCAAGAAGGAATTAGAATGTGAAACAGACAAATTAACACATTTCTACACGTTCATTCTTAGACCTGATGCATCCTACAGCATCTGGATTGATGGTCGAGAAAGAGATTCTGGAAGTATGTACACAGACTGGGACATACTTCCTCCCCGCAAAATCAAGGATGTAAATGCAAAAAAG CCTGCAGACTGGGAAGACAGAGAATATATTGAAGATCCAGATGACATCAAACCTGAG GGATATGATTCTATTCCGAGAGAGATTCCAGACCGGAAAGCTAAAAAG CCAAATAACTGGGATGATGAAGAGGATGGTATGTGGAAGCCACCCAAAGTACCTAATCCAGCATACCGTGGTCCATGGAAAAGGAAG AAAATTAAGAATCCCAACTATAAAGGAAAATGGAAGATTCCTTGGATTGATAATCCAG AATTTGAAGATGACCCTGATCTCTACGTACTGAAGCCGATCAAATATGTTGGTATCGAAGTTTGGCAG GTAAAGGCAGGTTCTGTTTTTGATAACATTTTGGTGTGTGATGAGCCAGATTATGCAAAACAAGTGATTCAGGAAGTGTTTGCCAATAGGGAG GCTGAAAAGGAGGCTTTTGAAGAGGCAGAGAAAGTGAGAAAAGCAAGAGAAGAAGAG GAAGCTCAAAGAGCAAGAGAGGAAGGTGAAAGGAGGAGACGAGAAAGGGGTCGGGACCGACAACGGGACAGATACAAGAGG CGCTATCACCACGATTATATGGATGACTATCAT GATGAACTTTAA